The DNA segment ATCTACGGCAAAGATATGAGTGGGCGGACGGGCAGATGCGGACATCTGCCGCGCACGAAAGACTCGCAAGACTGGATTCCCGCCTGCGCGGGAACGACAATGTAGGAGAAGACCGGGCCGCGCACCAAAATGGATTCCGGGTCACGCCCGGAATGACATCAAGGGCGAGGTCTTGACATTTGGGATTCTAAAAGGTGACTACGGTATGCTCGTGCATGCTCACAAGGGCAATCACGCCGGTGAAAACTGTCGCGACCATCCCCGCCAGAGCCGAATAGGAGCCGAGCGTGAAACCGGAATAGATGACCGTCTCCGATTTGGGAGAATCAATCTTGCCGAAATTGTTGCGCAGGGCATACCGCTCCAGGGTCAGATTGAAAGCGATCAAATCCTTGTATCCGAGAGCGGCCGAAATAATCAGCCCCGGATATTTGGTGTTGGGAGGATTGGCGCTTTCGTCATTGCCCGCGAAAATAATCCCAGGCGAAATATCGAAACTGGTTTCGCGGTTGAGCCAGTAACGATAGCGGAGCCGAAGACCTTCAACCGTGCGGTTGCTATTGGCGGCAAAATAGACCGATCCGCCGACCGCATAACGGCGTGTAATATTGAACATATGCCCCAGATCGATGCCCAGATTGACCGAGGCCGGATTGTAGAGGGAATTGACATCATTGGCGCGGAATTCGAGCCGCTCTTCGACCAGCCAGAATTCCTTGCACTCGGGCAAGGGCCTTCCGCGGAAACAGGCCCTGTTGGTTTCCGGGCAGGGCGACAATGTGAAAAAATCATCGGCTTCAATTTGAGCTCTCGCAGAAACGGCCGAAATGATGAACGCCAGCAAAAGAAGTAAATTTCTCATGACTATCTCCCAGTTTTTCGGATTGCTTCTTATTATATGGACGATTTGCCGAACGGTCTGTCAAAAATTTCGTGCTCTAAATTCACGGGCCGGGAGAGCCCTCGTTGGGAAGGGTGCCGGGCCGAAAAAAATACAGAATGCCGAAGAAAAAGTCTTGTTTAGGATTCAAATATTATTATTATATTTTCATGGGACACGATCAAGGCTACCGGATGATTTCGGAGGCCCCTTCGAAACTCATCTTAAATATCTCCACTAACCCCCTTAGCAGATGAGGTGTAAGACATGAGAACCCTTCTCCTGTTTGCCGCCGCCTTGCTGACCTTGCTTATGGTGTTTGGATGCAGCGAGACGCCGCAAATCACCAATTCCAGCGATTCGAGCAATCTGGGACCGCTGGTCCAGCGCCCGGAATTTATCGATCTCCGGCCGCAGAGCACGATCGCTAATTTCACTATGAAGCCGAC comes from the Candidatus Zixiibacteriota bacterium genome and includes:
- a CDS encoding hypothetical protein (Evidence 5 : Unknown function); translation: MQVGMSKPRRPAAAVLGEFRPTRLPRIPAQRNVRPRVGLTYEDLRQRYEWADGQMRTSAAHERLARLDSRLRGNDNVGEDRAAHQNGFRVTPGMTSRARS
- a CDS encoding exported hypothetical protein (Evidence 5 : Unknown function), giving the protein MRNLLLLLAFIISAVSARAQIEADDFFTLSPCPETNRACFRGRPLPECKEFWLVEERLEFRANDVNSLYNPASVNLGIDLGHMFNITRRYAVGGSVYFAANSNRTVEGLRLRYRYWLNRETSFDISPGIIFAGNDESANPPNTKYPGLIISAALGYKDLIAFNLTLERYALRNNFGKIDSPKSETVIYSGFTLGSYSALAGMVATVFTGVIALVSMHEHTVVTF